ctctgggagacctaaatacgatgctcgatggcctcagcagagcttctcaacaggttggcctacgaatgaacatgagcaagacgaagattatgtctaatgctcatgttccgcttcaaccagtaatcgttgaaaTTGTTgaactcgaaattgttgacgaatacgtatacctaggacacacgatccagttaggtaggtccaatttcgagaaggaggtgaaccgccgaatccaactcggatgggcagcgttcgggaaactccgtgccatcttttcgtcagaaatccctcagtgcctgaagacgaaagtcttcgaacagtgcgtgttgccagtgatgacctatggctctgaaacatggtcgttaactatgggcctcataagaaggcttagagtcactcagcgggcgatggagagagctatgctcggagtatctctacgcgatcgaatcagaaatgtggagattcgtagaagaaccaaagttaccgacatagctcaacgagtcgcgaagcttaagtggcaatgggccgggcacatagttcggagaaaggatggacgttggggtcccaaggtgctggaatggcagccccgtactggtaagcgcagcgttggtcgacccccaacgaggtggacagacgacattaagcgcgtcgcaggtagccgttggatccaagcggctcagaatcgtggaacttggaactccctacaaaagacctatgtccagcagtggacgtctatcggttgatgtgatgatgatgatgatgatgagtcaaTGCTACGGTTATTAATAAAGCACTTTGCAGGTCGGCGAGCTTCAACAGTTAGGTGGCACGAGAATAAAATGAAATCGCTTTCCTAACTTCAAGATAAAACTGAAAATGTTTTGACAGTCAACCTAATACTAATTTTGGAATACTACTATGGAATTTAAACCATgcacacagtaaatatataagatatttttaatgtgcCATGGAACTCAGGTCCGTAGGTCAAACATGCTTCCTTCCATTGTACTGTCTGTCTTATAATGAAAGCAAGATTTTCGtgaatataatagttttaaacttTAATGTCTTTAAGTTATATGGAAAAACATTGGATTTTCAccatattttcaattaaattaatgtagtaAAATAAAGGGTATTTCATCGAAAAGAgaaattatacataatacaagacaagtaagaaaaaataagacTATATATAAACTAGACGAACCAGAACGAGATACACACGTCATGGTATCTATCTACATACAAATTCTAGTATAACCGTATAACAGAGGACCGATGTTAGTTACTAAAATGGCCACCCCGCATCGGAAAACGTCTCGTCGCGTCGCGTTGGTAGAACTCCCACTAGATGTAGAGACAACAATAGTCTAAAGGAGCCGCAAGACCCAAGCCCATTGAATATACggcaggcaaaatcgcttgacaTATTTAAAAACGATGTAAAATCTTATTTTCTTGCACATTAATATGACTTTAATTCGATTacttataggtatatatgttcTCTTCAATTTAcggttgataaataaatttaaataaaaaaattatgtattttggaatgtaggtttattataattttacaccagCTGGTTGTTCTCGCTTATATGTGGTCCAACTTTTAGGGTTGACAGAGATGTAGCAATCTCTGCCAACCTTAAAGCGATGAAACAGCTTTTGTTTTCTACTccaatatgtaaaataaaaatagaccgCGTTTTTTGGAAATCTCTACCTATATTGAGCAGCTGTGGACGTCCAGCGATTGAGACGTGGACGACCTACATACACATGAGTCCAATTAAGAATCGCTCTTTTCAAGTTCCAATGCCAAGAATAGCAAAAACGATATAGTGCTACTTTGTCCGTTTGGCTCAACTCAAAATTTTGAATCATCATAGATAATACTGGTTTATcttaaatagaattttaaaaaaaacattatttgaaatcgaaaacttattatatattcagTATATACCTACATAGGACTGGTCTCCATACAAAAGTACGAGACGGCTTGATTTCTAGCAATTAAGGTGACTGCGAGCAGCCAAAACAATCGATCGCTCTCAATGGCGGCTGTCTCGATTAAGGTTGCCAccctgtttttaattaaataaagtttatttggtTCACAGTTAAAATAAGTTAGGACCTCATTTTTTCCTACTCTTCTTTCTTGCCCTTAAGCAACTTTATTTGGGATCGGCACAACTTAAAGACAGAAAATTTGTTGTACATTTATTACGTGGAAATAAACAGTATCTACCCACGGCACGTGAACCAAATCGCTGAGAACAGCTGGTAAATAATAACTTCTTTCACCAATTTAATTGCTCTGATAAATTATAAAGCACGTTTGTCCCAATAAAGTACTTGCctacaatattaaatttttagggTTGGCAACCTTACTCACGACACGCACCGCGCACACACTACATAAGattttacacatattatataggtacatataaatgtaagtcttgtcttttttttaaatcaacgaTCGATGATGAACGATTTTTTTCACAtcatttattaaacttttagttGATTAAGAACTTGCTGCTTATATCATTATAGACCTAACAAAGGacaggatataatttttttgactacaatattaaattacagtCAGTACAATGCTAGTCAATTTTATTGGGAACAACTCAAGAGCAGTGCAGAAGCGACTGCATTTTCCTGAAGgacacaaacaaaatattaacgCTACAATAATCCTGTATAGAACTATAACCATTCAGTGAAAGTGAAGTAATTGGACTTAAGTTTTCTCTATTCAAATCGCGAATTGTCCAAAATCTCTGTTTTCCATTTATCGCAGATCACTCATTTTAGAGTTCTCGTTCTATTTCAACCAATCTGAAAATGCTTTAAAGTAGCCAATATAAAACCTTGTAAAGTCCTCTTCCAGcctgtaaaaggaaaaaaaaacaaattaaaaatgtataaggtTGTCAACgctaatgtttataatattaaataagtatcttTTATGGGGCAGTCATTTATTAATCAACATTGCttcaatttcattattttggTATAGCTGTGAACCAAAGATactcgtagtatataaatacagCGCTGCACCGcatcaacttttatttttataaaacctgtTCTTATGCcgcgttaaaataaaattgatgataAATATCTAGCAAATTAACTTTTAGAAATGCTTCTTGATACACTTAATCTGCGTATAATGCCTACGTCCTTGCTTCATATGATAAGAAAacgttataattataaaatgacaagttaatgtatttttttatcttgtaattTGACGATTCACATAGCATATAAGACATCTGAAATCAAAGATGTACAGTTTGTTCATTTATGTATTATCCATtaatggattttattttttagggttccgttaaCGGTTTGGTAAAACTAACTGTTTAGTGAGACTTTTATCACTTAAAATGAATAcaaatgcattattttattCAGCAACTACTTATACGTTTCCTTTCAAAGGTACGGAATCTTCAGTGGATGAAGAATCTGACTCGCACTTGctggttatatatttttatcaatgcgATCGAAAAAATCGCCTCTCTGGAAAGTTATTACGATTAGCTATATGTGACTAGACGTGTAGATAGAGTCCCTTGGAATGTAAATCTTAggttctaatttaaaaaaaaaaaattaccactgTGTTTCGCCAAAAAGAAAACCTTTTGGTCTATACCCACCCACCTACTTTCTTTGACATAATACTATTCTAATTACGTAGCTTTTGCTGTATTCTACATTTGTTGGAATTTATAGGTGCACATTCGGGAAGAAAACAGTACATGaaagtaaaactaaaaataaccaAGAGGAAGAAAAATCTTAACGCTTACGATCAATTCAGTGGGAACATTTatgctttaaatatattacgcaGTATTTCAGACGCTTAAATTACACCAGGAAACCTTGAGTTGTTGGATTAAGGTTTGTTCCAAATGGTGCGTTTTCGAATCAGAAAGATACGAAGTTTTATAAAGCCCCGATCTCTATATGCATGGtaaggaaatataaaataaaaaatacagtgTCCAGGGTACAGCATTGCGAATGTTCTCTTAAAAAGGTCATCCCTATCTGTGCTGCTCAATTATGCCCCACGTGGAATACGCAATtctttctatataataatatctttcaATCTTAATTCTTTAGACAGAAGCCATATTTACTCCTAATCGGAactattttattccattaaacGACTACATACTGGTGCACATTCTGCTGATATCAACCACAATTGGTTagattttgttgttttaaagaaaataaaaagaaagatgATCTCAATAATTgtagtgtgacaaaacactgcattacTTTTTAGACTACTACGTCTATGACTTGTGTCCATTTGAAGTtcattaaaaaagataaaatggaTTCATTGAAACCTAGTTTTTAATACGCAATACTTACTTAGGTACTTACGACAGTTCCAAAGAATACCTAATTAGACATTTCTGCATGCAGTGATCCAATTTTAAGATAACCCAAATGGgttatcataaaattatataattataattttacatcaTGACAGTGCTCGACAATTTTGAAACAAAAGATAAAAGGTGAGTAAATAATAGATAGGTTACCGCTGAATTTGGGTGAATAGAGCTTTCCAATATCAATATTCTGATTGTTGCCTCATATTTAATAATCATAACTACATCATGCTTCCACTAGATAGTGTGCAGAAACAAATATCTTTAAAAGAAAGATTTGGTTCTTTTCCACACCACCTATGAGGTAAGAACCAAAGGTGCGCTTTTTTTATAGAGGTATCCCCAATAGGCCTACTCCTCTTGAATGCAGAATGTTCTATACTTTCGGCAGGAATTGAGGctagtaatgaaataaaaaatcggATATGGTCAAAATCGAGGGAACGTACCTATGTAGATTATTAGGTAATGTGTCAGGAATTGTGTCACCCAGTATGGAGGCGGTTCGTTTGCACGTTGATTACGTCGGCTCGGGCTGGCAGACAGAGAGTCGGCATTCGATGCCTACACACTGGTACCTATATCTTTTCCAGCGACCAAGGTCAAACCTTTGGGTACTTCGTTATTTCTCTCTACATTATCTTTACTGCCTTCTATGTTAATCATAGCTTTGTAAGTCTTTCGTCTTTGATAGTCCCATAGCGTGTTATTAACGGTTTTTAATAACTGCTTATCATAACATCCAGAACAGACGTAATCAATAACATGTAAGTTATTTTGCGAACTACAAAAAGCATTGAATGCAATAATTCAGGTCGCACACAATTCAGCTAATTAGTTTTCCCGCCTTCCTCTTAATATAGCAAAGGCTACTTACGCGGTAGTATTATTGGGAACGCGACATGGCACTTACAAAGACAGACAGACTAACTATCCAACATTCCTTTTACATTTCACACATTACAAAATACATATCTACaggtaaattaacaaatactaGTATTTTccaagttttaatttaacgtttAAAAAACGGTTGTCCATAGTTGCTTAAAAGTAATGTACTGAATTAGTAATTTCTATAAAGCACTCCTTTagtccaaaaattttatcccaATCAGCAAAAGGTTTTGTGGTGGCAGCCACGCACCTTTCAGCACAATCGATAACATTTTGGATTAAACACTTACATGCATCCACATTCATAAATTTCTCATCCATCCAACTAATATCTGTAGTATTACTTTTACGCGGCTATGAATATGAATATCTAAAAATAGGAATGCATAATCAACTTAACTAAAGTTATCGGTATACACATAAAATTCTTTATGTAAACTTTAATTGTTAACAAAATCATAATGTACttctttataaaacaataataattattattataaaagattcCACAATAGGTATAGTATACAATATGGACAAACAAGTCGGGCTGGAGAGCGATATCTGCACTGAGGCCTGTCATTCGGTACGGATGACCTATCAAAAGAACTCGTGAATACAAACTGCATTATCGACATTGATAAGTATTctaaaaataatgaacatttaCTCATGTATCTTCGTCCCGCATTTCatatatataacttgtatatATCCATTTATACATATAGGTATCCATTCATCGTGACCAAAATTACaaagtaattttgtaaaactaTAGCATAAGCTATGATGCTAGGAATAGGccggagacaaaaattaaatacaccGATTATCTCCTGACAAGAGATGTGAAAATCCTCCTGAAATTTTTGTGTCCACCTGCCTAAGCACAACAGCGAATAAAGAAGTGATATTGATTAAGAATACTCTAGTGCATTATTAAGcgtaactaatattatttgaataaaaatgtcTCCTGCTTATGCTAGCAGTGCTGATGAGTGATGAGAAAGAaggcttaatttatttatgagtaTTCTTGTCTTCTAAGACTTTGCTTAAAAATAGTACGAGTGAAAATTACTATTTGTATCAGATATATCTACGTACGAAGGAGTCTAAGGCCTACACAATTATAGACTAAATGAGTGGTTTTTCCAATATCTATTCCAATTCTTGTTTAAACTTTCCTCACCAGGGAGAAGTACCAAATGCTCTTAAGGCGAACACATACAGCTCCAAACAGCGTCGTTTCATGATGATGACCATCACTCTGACAAGAGTTTACTAAATGCCATACTTGGTATTTTTCTAATAAGTACTAGTTTGTAATTATCTTTACCTTTTCTATTGTTAGGCATTCAAATTTACATATCttccaaatattttaaattaattttcgatTTTATTTCCGCAAGGCATTCAGCTGACTATGCCAACATGACAAATGATAATCTTGTGTTCCTTCTGTTTCTTGTTTTTTGGGTTCATAACATTTAACCTTTTTTCAAGTGATTTACATAACATAATTCTTTCGATAATTAACCTTCCTGAAATTGTGCTTTTTAACtacttaagcttttttttttaattacgttaaaatttaatataaatttgggCCACTGGAAGTTATAGTTCAGATTGAAAGTTTACagacttttaatataattgttaaagttaaaGGGGTAGAGGTTATTTTTTCTGACCAAAATTTTACACCGCATTATAGAAAAAATGTCACAAATTTACTCATTAAAATGCTTCGCGATAATTCAGTCATGTACCCAAATGGCGTTTTTACGCCACAGCTATTAgttgttaattataaattgtataacAGCTGTCTAATTAGTGGATCTATTCGCAAGTCGTCAGCGACGTTAAAGCATCGTTATGGTTATCAACAGCGGTCGAAGCCCCTAATGTTTTACTAGACTAGAACACTTATTTACTTACTCTTAGATAACCTtaatactagttttttttacgttGATTGCATTAATTTGATCTTTACTTCttcaatatcaaaattaaacataaaatctaGTTAGTAATCGCATGAAGCTATTTTTAGATGAAGAGAATTAGGTACAAGAATCCGTTGAATTATGTTAAATCTGTTCAGTAAACTCTCTCATATCAATATTCTATAGTTGTTCTAGGCGACCGCGATAGAAATCTTAAGTACAGACAATGGCGACCTACCTAAGACATGTCCGATTCGAAACGATCTTTTGCTAATTAAAATTGGCAGTGCGTAAGGCGATCATGGAGTGCCTTACCCACTTATAAGCTGCACACGTGCCTGTCAATGAACCTTGTAGACCATGTTGTGCGAATAAACTATTCGCACGTGTAGTCCAACAACTTCCTGGCGCGAGCCTTTCAGCCGCCATCGCTTGTTGCTACACCGCACCGCCCGGTATTGGTACCTACTGTtctaaacttttaatgatacttGCCGGTCATCAATTGAAATGCACAATGAAGCACTCAGAGCAGATAGAGCTGTCGCTACGCAAGCAATCTTTATTACCTTCTTAAACCGAGACACTTACTAATTAATACATaggtatatctatctatatattctAAGGGGCATCGAACTTGGCTCTATTAGAGTGGTAATGCGAATTGAAATGAACTAAATCATAGAAAGACTgcgattttttttcattgtactAACGGGCAAACACGAGGACATTTTCGGTGCGGGCAAGGAAGTCATCCTGCTCCGTGTGAGTGACGAAGGTGCGCGAGAGTGCCGGCGCGTCGGCCTGCACGCCCGCCAGCGGCGGTCGGCGCTCGAAGCGCTCCATGAGATCTGCCGGCACTCGCGGCAGCTGCCGGCCGGTGGTGTTGGGCGCCTGAGCGAAGCCGAGCTTAGCCAGCAAGCTCTCGCGGATCACCCGCAGGCTGTGCTCGCGCGCGTTCTCGTAGGAGCGGCAGGAGGCACAGACGACGTGCGCCGGCGGGGGTTCCTGCGGGCAGGGTAGGTCGGCGGCGACGGCCGCCAGCCACGCGGCGAGCAGCAGCAGGCTCGCGGGCCTGGCCCGCGGCCCGCGCGACGCGCCCAGCGCACGCGTGGTGCGGCAGAGCGGGGAGGCGGCGCGGGCGGCTAGGCGGACAGCGGGCGAGGTGCAACCGCGGCGGCGCGTGCGACACTGCGCCCCGCGCACGCCGCCGAGCCCGCCCCACGCGCGGCGCGGCGTGACTCACTGCCACCACCACCGCGCGCGCCGCTCGCGTTGCTCGGCACACGCCTCGCCAAGACCTATGCCAGCTAGGCGACACTTGCCGGAAAACTGGAAAATACGCGCCCATCTATTCGCGCAGCGTCGCCGCCCGACTCCCGCCCGCCCTTATCTGTTGCCAAGCGCGATGCACATATAAAGAGCTGAGTGCTGCTATCTGAACTTGAAAGGttgcaaatttaaattcaaaagtcatttatttcaagtaggctaaactataagcactttagaaatgtcaagtctgtctgtttgtagtgactcggCCACTggttcggaacgcagattctacagagaagaagctggcaagaaacacagcagttgctctttttcaacaacACAATTTTTACACTGTGTTTTATTCTGTCCGGCGAGCGATGAAACCAGAGAGGCTTCCAAGCAAGcctgtcattaagaaattcatcaattatattacaacctcgctgtattaaatgtgtaaaaacaatGTGTATGTTTTGACCTTGGTATCAAACcatacacattgtttaaacgtaTGTATGGTTTGATACCAAGGTCAAAAATTACTTACCCAGGGaaacaagttataaataatcTATGTAGTTTTCACAGCTAAAAAGGGTAGATATATAGGGTAGGTATTTTATTCTTGATTATATTTCTGATCACAATTCCGTAAAACTTTAtggatagaaaataaaaaaaatgtttattttggacattttacagtttattattaaaatacaatgatctctattattaataatgatataaCCAGTGATCAGTGTTGCCAGATTggaatatcttattttaaagGGGGATTTTTGGAGAGGCCACCGTTACTTTTAGTTTAATGATTTAACTTTTGAATTGTAAAAGCctgtttttaaaatgtacttaattgattaaatatataatcGCTTTATTAGTGCCCTCGATCAGTAGGTACGCACACACAAAACCCAGTCTATTATGCTTGTGTTGGAAAATGAGTCTAACACGTAGAGTCTTAATGAGAGAATTTATCTGAAATGTGCGATAATGGATGCATCCATATCAAAAATCCCCGATGGCAGAAGTAGATATCGTTGCTAttctttaatgcaaacatttttttaattccacaagTGGATAAGATGCTACGGATGAATGGATGCTTGCCGTTACaatgtattttctttaaaaatacgaGTCCTCTAAATAACGTGAGTATAGTATCCAAAACTGGGTAACCGAGTCGTAAAAACGTGCGTGGGTTTCCTCTTTTATACGGCAATTGCGATATTCCTACCCAGGAGCGTATAGGTCTTGCGGCCCACTCTGTTCGGCgaagtgatgacgatgatgccGATTGCAGGCGCTCGAAACGACGCCCAGGAACGATAGGGTCAAAGATGGCGTCGCCTCTAGGCAACAGCCTACCATTAAAATGCCCCTGAAGATGTGGAAAGATACGATGCCGATTTTTCGCTGTCAGATACTTCGACCCTCGAGTCAAAATCTACAGAAATCATCATCTGGAAACAATGAttgtatctaattttttttatttttaccgtcAATACTCTaacgccgtctagccccaaagtaagcgtagcgtacTAAGAtgttagatgactgatgaatatttttatgactaatatacataaatacttaaaatatgcatataaacagccagacactgaatacATTCaagttcgtcacacaaacattttccagttgtgggaatcgaaccagctgccttggactcagaaagcagggtcgctgcgccaatcggtcgtcaattGTCAATTGACTCCACCTCGTTTCAAattgtcattaaaaactatgtctCAAAGCCTAAACCCAAGTAGTAGAGCAAGTCTTTAGTTGTACTTAGTAGacgtttttgtgacagagctcgtccggtgaattactaataaatacgtgcttatttctgccgaaaagcagcattgtcgtaatgctgtgttccggtattaaaggcgtgggtgccggtataattacaggcacatgtcctgcgaagtgttccTGCGTTCATGACGCTGGTTTCCACTCACCTGATCTAtggccatctacttggtccgttaattataaaaaacaggGCATTGCTCACttaacaaacaccttttcattttaggcaTAACCGACAGTGcagggcatgcatggaggcagatgaaacaccaacTCACGTACTGCTCCAATGTAGAGGAGGAGCAGAACAACGAGCAGCATActttggctccccagcatcactccctgaagcacttggcgacctgggcggcctgctaagcttctggagtgagctcgacTGACTGGAGTGACCCAGTAGAGATCTGTACCAGTGGTACTACGTACAACGGGAGGTTCCGGCCAACCAAGttcggagacaagcccagagagagAAGAGGATGAAGAAgaggtctgtcaattattactagatCGTGCTACCATTTTACCAtagaaccgcgaggcaccgtaaggatctgcgtCTCtatgtggttgatataccgcggacgcgtacgaagcgcttcgcatcttcgtttctgatccgcaccgctaggatccctttccagcttccatttaccccagtgcctacaatatgagtaccttcaaatcaagagtgaataggcatcttctagctgcatcatcgcttaccatcgggtgtgattgcagtcaacgcTCATCtataacacataaaaaaaatactataaaaaactcGCACTGGCAAAACTAAGCGAAAGGTAAAAAATAGTTGAGACTAAACGTGCATACTGCTACCGATTAATTTAAGAAgtccaaatatttatttcttcgtGCATGAGCAAACTGCTTCACCTGGCCGTtggtaaaataaactaaatgatGCATAAATAACGTATTTATAGGTAACTAATAAATTCATCTCATTCatcttttttttgtctgttcGTATTGGCCGTGCATAACGCCGAAACtactgaaaaaattaaaatgaaatttgtCATGATTTGAGTTCTTTACGTCttgttcacacttttatgttattaactctttaaaatatttattaattcaaaatacttaattatttttatgttaaatcagAGTCCGTGCTATTtcaaaatgctatgtttatgtaatctgtggccttagttttaagtgaaactatttataaatatatttttattgtaacgctgttgattacgaataaataaataaataaatatcacggGTAAGAGGcagatattatattaacaattaaAGCAAAGGGATCTTGTTGTGGGAAAAGCGGCAGAAAATGAAAGCATATTTATACTTCAAAAAAGTGCTGTACGATCGATATACATAAACTTAGATCCCATACTTcaaaaaagagctgtacgatcgaTATCTAAACTTAGATCAcacgaatcgcttcgtgaaaagtttaaacaaataggtatacttacagtagcttcgcaatatatttataataatatattacctattacctattgcccgcgacttcgtctgcgtttgattttgtttttggatgtggcattaaattttgttgtagttctaaaaaaaaaaaaaaagtattcgtaacgctaagccttaaatgaggggtttgctgctgtcctctatctccaaccacattcatcagatctacacaaagtttgggcaatattaaacgcatattataacctcatatagtacaaaaataattatttaaaccggttataatttgtcggagttatggtgtaaaatcgtcaaacactttcatcccctctcccaaaggaacttaatgtcgggataaaaagtatcctatattacttctaacactttcaagtatatgtgtacaaagtttcatgaggatcggttaagtaagtagtttttgcgtgaaagcgtaacaaacaaactatagGGATAGGgctagtctttgtgagacaaaacaTTAAACTTTGTTAACATAAAgttgatattaacaatcgactttccagacagaaacggacataaattagaaaaatttattgtacatgttgatgttggaaaaaaaaccaactactgagtttcttgccggtgatgttagagtcactagaaacaggcatacttgaagtttcaaaatgcttaaaaagtaggcctacttgaaataaatgaatttcgtttttttttttaatttgtttacataCCTACGTAGAAGgtgcaaaatttgtttgtttatgtgtaATCGATAAACTTTGAAACAACTGAACTAATTTAAAACGCGCCGAAGTGCTGCTTTATCCACGTTCGCAGAATAAATGATtcatcatacataaatactaggacaaaaatattggttttt
The genomic region above belongs to Pararge aegeria chromosome 8, ilParAegt1.1, whole genome shotgun sequence and contains:
- the LOC120626014 gene encoding uncharacterized protein LOC120626014, with translation MGAYFPVFRQVSPSWHRSWRGVCRATRAARAVVVACRTRRRGCTSPAVRLAARAASPLCRTTRALGASRGPRARPASLLLLAAWLAAVAADLPCPQEPPPAHVVCASCRSYENAREHSLRVIRESLLAKLGFAQAPNTTGRQLPRVPADLMERFERRPPLAGVQADAPALSRTFVTHTEQDDFLARTENVLVFARWKRTLQGFILATLKHFQIG